The following are encoded in a window of Zymoseptoria tritici IPO323 chromosome 4, whole genome shotgun sequence genomic DNA:
- the MgHSL1 gene encoding Serine/threonine protein kinase (. Similar to CAA81941 HSL1 [Saccharomyces cerevisiae] a Ser/thr protein kinase, coupling septin ring assembly to cell cycle progression.): protein MADRYRNTVSRAAAKRKPLADISNSPNMPVSQRPIRNGKAAASPHTRLPHNESLEANGSLAVRGQTASPGPKRVSQIAGEHERDTKRDSAISTTSTNASGRKRKTFIGHWQLGKTIGKGGCSRVRIVRHRYRDQYGAVKIITRSVAESTRAQSLANLIESTKGTPQQTINGQKPIPYGLEREIAVMKLLEHPNIVRLFDVWENRNELYLIMEYVEGGELFHYVDDMKGLPEDESVYIFRQIISALLYCHRLLICHRDLKPENILLDRRDLSVKIIDFGMAALQPEGKLLSTPCGSPHYAAPEVVISRPYDGTQADVWSCGVILYVMLTATTPYNSPPDGNVRALFHDIAHANYFLPSGLSAEAKDLLRRIFVVNPSKRITMDEVWDHPFLHKYDKPFGFVGEAGTKEAAVGEAPKIEEWKIKRIQDIDREILRNMRTLWHSEPENCLVQKLVNDDYNQEKLFYAALVKHKEEHLENYCGEADDIGYSASDYHHSRPPRVGEAPPMPPNKAERSQSQYSIMNDEHLRPSNSFVGPPPSVSSYDPYRASKDPLVSSPGDYVNITVHRNGTNSTRRLSKVSTASVLTAQESTRAHAPETPTLPIQPREHRLKAFSRIREVPESSPTMPAEQPLRSRKERAMAGLLETPRLKARNPNTPGHHMRSEIRKHSAELEKACEEAFQIRESFGSTMTAKSHTSATDKQSPYDTPPSSVYATTPELPTKTTSRPLPEPPRDTPNTYLTRTLEETRKKLAAYKGSGDENAAKFEEVMKMLDHIMPGTGPSPDKRIMSAPEASKAAEHHGLPIISEEGSDQRSSREGVNWRNVTAPVPKERRLDDKTIRVVQPSPSGTVAPLNIRKAGSSSPVSDDTYNMRKPTSKASIETLGRKRTNDPAHLMAIDEESTLLATPTIMRKKRSGWFGRARKEVGTEMEGGRSFMSPSSDGMADMSQQSRATIRSRAVPQQLASASSSEFPIRKPLFGNGKTGFSKWIGRLGREKGVDNTMTEAGKHPSQICHCPFADSSLSPTDTTMRTNASLDSLFSAASPTPSTDDAPPSAGPERSWFARFFNIKPATQILCLSINRKHARQELAILMKEWQHHGIRDLECSRKHNTITARVDKVNSMDIKPVTFRIEIFAVLEHGRPGTRPRQVDLAIARFVQVKGAVSGLRAVVEVLDGVMRGKGYLVEDEDKWKALCEIVGG, encoded by the exons ATGGCCGACCGATATCGAAACACCGTCAGCCGCGCAGCAGCAAAGCGCAAGCCTCTGGCTGACATTAGCAATTCGCCGAACATGCCAGTCTCGCAACGACCGATCAGGAATGGCAAAGCAGCGGCCTCACCGCACACTCGACTACCACACAACGAGTCTCTCGAGGCAAATGGCTCGTTGGCAGTCCGCGGTCAGACCGCATCTCCGGGCCCCAAGCGCGTCTCCCAGATCGCCGGCGAGCACGAGCGTGACACCAAGCGCGACTCCGCCATCTCGACTACCTCAACGAATGCTTCCGGCCGCAAGCGCAAGACCTTCATTGGACACTGGCAACTCGGCAAGACCATCGGCAAGGGTGGCTGCTCGCGGGTCCGCATCGTCCGCCATCGATACCGAGATCAATATGGCGCAGTGAAGATCATCACGAGATCTGTGGCGGAGAGCACACGAGCACAGAGCTTGGCGAACCTGATTGAGAGCACCAAGGGCACACCACAGCAGACGATCAACGGTCAGAAGCCTATTCCTTATGGGCTGGAGCGCGAGATTGCCGTCATGAAGCTTCTCGAGCACCCAAACATTGTGCGCCTGTTCGATGTGTGGGAGAACCGTAACGAGCT CTATCTCATCATGGAGTACGTGGAAGGCGGCGAACTCTTTCACTATGTGGACGACATGAAGGGTCTGCCGGAAGACGAGTCGGTGTACATCTTCCGTCAGATCATCTCCGCTCTGCTTTACTGCCATCGACTCCTCATCTGCCATCGGGATCTGAAGCCCGAGAACATTCTTCTGGACCGGCGAGACTTGAGTGTCAAGATCATCGACTTTGGCATGGCCGCTTTACAGCCAGAAGGCAAGCTTCTCAGCACTCCTTGTGGCAGTCCACACTACGCCGCGCCCGAGGTGGTCATCTCCAGGCCGTATGATGGGACCCAGGCCGATGTCTGGAGCTGTGGAGTGATTCTCTATGTCATGTTGACTGCCACAACGCCATACAACTCCCCTCCGGATGGCAATGTTCGTGCGCTCTTTCACGACATCGCTCACGCCAACTACTTCCTTCCGTCGGGTTTGAGTGCCGAAGCGAAGGATCTGCTTCGTCGTATCTTCGTTGTCAACCCGAGCAAGCGAATCACCATGGACGAAGTCTGGGATCACCCATTTTTGCACAAGTACGACAAGCCTTTTGGTTTCGTCGGGGAGGCGGGAACGAAAGAGGCCGCTGTCGGCGAGGCGCCTAAAATTGAGGAGTGGAAAATCAAGCGCATCCAGGACATCGATCGCGAGATTCTGCGCAACATGCGCACACTTTGGCACAGTGAGCCGGAGAACTGTCTCGTTCAAAAGCTTGTCAACGACGACTACAATCAGGAAAAGCTTTTCTACGCTGCACTGGTGAAGCACAAGGAAGAGCATTTGGAGAACTACTGCGGCGAGGCCGATGACATTGGCTATTCTGCAAGCGATTATCACCACAGTCGACCACCGAGAGTTGGCGAAGCGCCACCTATGCCGCCGAACAAGGCAGAGCGATCGCAATCTCAGTACTCGATCATGAATGATGAGCACTTGCGTCCGAGCAACAGCTTTGTCGGGCCACCGCCATCCGTGAGCAGCTACGACCCGTATCGAGCTTCGAAAGATCCGCTTGTCAGCTCTCCAGGGGACTACGTAAACATCACAGTGCATCGAAATGGCACAAACAGCACTCGCAGACTCAGCAAGG TCTCGACTGCCAGTGTGCTGACAGCTCAGGAATCAACACGGGCGCACGCTCCGGAGACACCAACCTTGCCCATTCAGCCTCGCGAGCATCGCTTGAAAGCTTTCTCGAGGATCCGCGAGGTTCCTGAGTCGAGCCCGACTATGCCTGCGGAACAGCCGTTGAGGTCTCGCAAGGAGAGAGCAATGGCGGGACTTCTGGAGACGCCCCGACTCAAGGCTCGGAATCCAAACACGCCTGGTCATCATATGCGCAGTGAGATCCGCAAACACAGTGCGGAGCTTGAAAAGGCCTGTGAGGAAGCCTTCCAGATCCGTGAGTCTTTTGGATCCACCATGACAGCCAAGTCGCACACTTCTGCAACGGATAAACAATCACCATACGATACGCCACCGTCGTCTGTCTATGCAACGACACCGGAACTTCCCACCAAAACGACTTCTCGTCCACTGCCAGAGCCTCCCAGGGACACGCCTAACACGTACTTGACGAGGACCTTGGAGGAAACGAGAAAAAAGCTCGCCGCGTACAAGGGAAGTGGTGATGAGAATGCTGCCAAGTTTGAGGAAGTGATGAAGATGCTCGACCACATCATGCCTGGCACTGGGCCGTCTCCTGATAAGCGGATAATGTCTGCACCGGAGGCGTCCAAAGCTGCGGAGCACCACGGCCTTCCGATTATCTCAGAGGAAGGGAGTGATCAGCGCAGCAGCAGAGAAGGCGTCAACTGGCGCAATGTGACTGCGCCGGTGCCCAAGGAGCGTAGACTCGATGACAAAACAATTCGAGTCGTacagccttctccttccgGCACCGTCGCGCCGCTCAACATACGCAAGGCAGGAAGTTCTAGTCCAGTAAGCGACGACACATACAACATGAGGAAGCCTACGTCCAAGGCGTCCATCGAGACCCTAGGCCGAAAGCGCACGAACGATCCGGCTCACTTGATGGCAATTGACGAGGAGAGCACTTTACTCGCAACTCCCACAATTATGCGAAAGAAGCGATCTGGTTGGTTTGGCCGAGCGAGGAAAGAAGTCGGTACTGAAATGGAGGGTGGCAGATCTTTCATGTCTCCGTCATCCGATGGCATGGCGGACATGTCACAGCAGAGCCGGGCGACTATAAGGAGCAGGGCTGTTCCACAACAGCTCGCATCCGCATCCTCTAGCGAGTTCCCCATCCGCAAACCTCTCTTTGGCAACGGCAAGACAGGATTTTCCAAGTGGATCGGAAGGTTGGGCCGCGAGAAGGGCGTTGACAACACCATGACGGAAGCAGGTAAGCATCCGTCTCAGATATGCCATTGCCCATTTGCAGACAGCTCACTCTCTCCTACAGATACCACGATGAGGACCAATGCGTCCCTCGACTCCTTGTTCTCGGCGGCATCTCCGACGCCATCCACGGATGATGCTCCACCCTCTGCCGGTCCTGAACGTTCTTGGTTCGCCCGTTTCTTCAACATCAAGCCAGCTACGCAGATCTTGTGCTTGAGCATCAACCGCAAACATGCTCGACAAGAGCTTGCGATCTTGATGAAGGAGTGGCAACATCACGGCATCCGCGACCTGGAGTGCTCGCGCAAGCACAACACGATCACTGCCCGTGTGGACAAGGTCAATTCCATGGACATCAAGCCTGTGACGTTCAGAATTGAAATTTTCGCGGTTCTGGAGCATGGGCGTCCGGGAACCCGACCACGTCAGGTCGATTTGGCTATTGCAAGGTTTGTGCAGGTGAAGGGTGCTGTGAGTGGTTTGCGGGCcgtggtggaggtgttggaCGGAGTGATGAGGGGCAAGGGATActtggtggaggatgaggataaGTGGAAGGCATTGTGCGAGATTGTTGGAGGCTGA
- the CHS5.1 gene encoding chitin biosynthesis protein (In Saccharomyces this gene expresses a protein involved in export from the Golgi to plasma membrane; involved in chitin biosynthesis through its role in Chs3p localization; interacts with Arf1p, Bch1p, Fmp50p, Bud7p, and Chs6p.): protein MLVSLTVGKVDAGVAVLLTEDKRLIEFPSILLPPDIHSGSIVDINVSRNQHAELIADQKFSALQNEIFQTFGQASPSAPVLRCRNTTQTSIVLEWDPIELATADLRSLSLYRNGTKAGVIPRDKLSTKISGLALDTEYTFHLVLRTSAGQYTSEKLTVRTHKMTDLSGITITPGVMPGQLRDSLAETVNRMGAKMIDTVRIDTTHFVCTEPRGQAWEKAVEMNVPVVVPDWVKGCEREGKIVGVRGYYLDADPKHRQMGPSSQEHRGSVSSVAPQQSGPRIEHTPPTPERTTTQRFAARQDSSEAPTPPPKPVQERISEEETPQAAHAPVATQEEKTVSPLESDEEESDDEGQDPEKAAAAQKDAAVSPVSPSDGPADEEGKFDEVAL, encoded by the exons ATGCTCGTCTCCCTCACTGTCGGCAAAGTCGACGCCGGTGTCGCTGTGCTTCTCACAGAGGACAAGCGTCTG ATCGAATTCccatccatcctcctcccgccaGACATCCACTCCGGCAGTATAGTCGACATCAACGTATCGAGGAATCAGCATGCCGAATTGATCGCCGATCAGAAGTTCTCGGCGCTCCAAAACGAGATCTTTCAGACCTTCGGCCAGGCATCTCCCTCTGCGCCCGTTCTCCGATGCCGCAACACGACACAGACGAGCATTGTGCTGGAATGGGACCCGATCGAGCTGGCGACTGCAGATCTGCGTAGTCTGAGCCTCTACCGCAATGGCACAAAAGCCGGTGTCATTCCTCGCGACAAGCTCAGCACGAAGATCAGTGGTCTGGCTTTGGATACTGAATACACCTTTCACTTGGTCCTGCGCACGAGCGCGGGCCAGTACACGTCCGAGAAGCTCACGGTCAGAACGCACAAGATGACGGACTTGAGCGGTATCACAATCACGCCCGGTGTAATGCCAGGCCAGCTCCGCGACAGCCTAGCCGAGACGGTGAACCGCATGGGCGCAAAGATGATCGATACAGTCCGCATTGATACCACGCACTTTGTGTGCACGGAGCCTCGCGGACAGGCGTGggagaaggcggtggagatgaACGTACCTGTTGTGGTACCAGATTGGGTCAAAGGCTGCGAAAGAGAGGGCAAAATTGTCGGAGTACGAGGATACTATTTGGATGCAGATCCCAAGCATCGCCAGATGGGACCCAGCTCGCAGGAGCATCGTGGTAGTGTGTCCAGCGTGGCTCCTCAGCAGAGTGGTCCCAGGATCGAGCATACTCCGCCTACACCCGAGCGAACTACTACCCAGAGATTCGCAGCTCGTCAGGATTCTTCAGAAGCACCCACACCACCTCCGAAGCCCGTGCAGGAACGAATATCAGAGGAAGAAACGCCACAAGCCGCTCATGCTCCTGTGGCGACTCAAGAGGAAAAGACAGTCTCACCACTTGAGTccgacgaggaagagtctGATGATGAAGGGCAGGACCCGGAGAAGGCGGCAGCGGCGCAAAAGGATGCTGCAGTGTCTCCGGTCAGCCCTTCGGATGGTCCTGCAGATGAGGAAGGAAAGTTCGACGAGGTCGCTCTGTGA